Proteins co-encoded in one Paracrocinitomix mangrovi genomic window:
- a CDS encoding ABC transporter ATP-binding protein → MFGPRNKREKVQLNEDSYKKARRIFKYMKPYRFIYLIGWSFLLVSSLVSMMFPALMGQLLGTSKDSTPMINIEGIDMTDINTILVVMLIVFGTQAFFSFFRIIIFNYVTEKTLRDVKRVSFNKMISYPLDFFNRNKVGELTSRIATDINLIQETLNTTIAEFFRQFVSIGVSLAFILYVSWELSLYMLAVVPVLAIIAIVFGRYIRKLSKTAQDESAKSNSILEEVLTGIVNVKAFTNEKYESQRYGSKIDAIMGFNIKRGMMRGLFVSFIIFGMFGGISFIIWKAKGMEEIGAISPEEFTAFILYTIFLGASFGSIPDLYAKIQKAIGSTEHLMDLLEEEAESTNGEQLVDFKGKVEFKNVGFAYPQRKEIQVLDGISFTCEAGQTVALVGSSGAGKSTISSLLLNFYDINTGNIYFDDKDVTTISKQSLREQIAVVPQEVILFGGTVKENILYGNVDATDEEVIEAAKKANAYDFIMSFPDKFDTKVGDRGIQLSGGQKQRIAIARAVLKNPKILILDEATSALDSESEKLVQDALDNLMVGRTSFVIAHRLSTIKNADKILVIENGKIAEQGKHEELIANENGVYYKLNNIQLQ, encoded by the coding sequence ATGTTTGGACCAAGAAATAAAAGAGAGAAAGTTCAGTTAAACGAAGATTCTTACAAAAAAGCTAGAAGAATATTCAAGTACATGAAACCTTACAGGTTTATTTATTTGATTGGTTGGTCTTTTTTATTGGTGTCTAGTTTAGTTTCAATGATGTTTCCTGCCCTGATGGGACAATTACTAGGAACAAGTAAGGATAGTACTCCAATGATTAACATTGAGGGTATTGACATGACAGATATCAATACCATTTTGGTGGTAATGCTAATTGTATTTGGAACTCAAGCTTTTTTCAGCTTTTTCCGCATTATCATTTTTAATTACGTTACAGAAAAAACTTTAAGGGATGTTAAAAGAGTATCATTCAACAAAATGATATCTTATCCTTTGGATTTCTTTAATAGAAACAAAGTAGGAGAGTTGACGTCAAGAATTGCAACAGATATTAATTTAATTCAAGAAACATTAAATACTACTATTGCTGAGTTTTTCAGACAGTTTGTTTCTATTGGAGTATCGTTGGCATTTATACTTTATGTATCCTGGGAATTGTCTTTATATATGTTGGCGGTAGTGCCTGTATTAGCAATAATTGCCATTGTTTTTGGTAGATATATAAGAAAGCTATCTAAAACTGCTCAAGATGAATCTGCCAAATCCAATTCAATACTAGAAGAGGTTTTAACCGGAATTGTAAATGTGAAAGCTTTTACTAATGAAAAGTATGAATCTCAAAGATATGGTAGTAAAATTGATGCGATAATGGGCTTCAACATTAAGCGAGGAATGATGAGAGGATTATTTGTATCCTTTATCATTTTTGGAATGTTTGGTGGAATTAGCTTTATTATTTGGAAAGCAAAGGGCATGGAAGAGATTGGTGCCATTTCACCTGAAGAGTTCACTGCATTTATATTATATACAATTTTCTTAGGAGCTTCATTTGGATCCATTCCTGATTTATACGCTAAAATTCAAAAAGCTATCGGTTCTACTGAGCATTTAATGGATTTGTTAGAGGAAGAAGCAGAATCAACAAATGGAGAACAGTTAGTTGATTTTAAAGGTAAAGTTGAGTTTAAAAATGTAGGATTTGCCTATCCTCAAAGAAAGGAAATTCAAGTATTGGATGGTATTAGTTTTACATGTGAAGCAGGGCAAACAGTAGCATTAGTAGGAAGTTCAGGAGCTGGTAAATCAACTATTTCGTCTTTGTTGCTGAATTTTTATGACATTAATACAGGCAATATTTATTTTGACGATAAAGATGTTACCACTATTTCAAAACAAAGTTTAAGAGAGCAAATAGCTGTGGTTCCACAAGAAGTTATTTTGTTTGGAGGGACTGTAAAAGAAAATATTCTATATGGTAATGTAGATGCAACGGATGAAGAGGTAATTGAAGCAGCCAAAAAGGCTAATGCATATGACTTTATCATGTCTTTCCCTGATAAGTTTGACACAAAAGTAGGAGATAGAGGTATTCAGCTTTCTGGTGGTCAAAAACAAAGAATTGCCATTGCACGTGCAGTATTAAAAAATCCAAAAATTTTAATTCTTGATGAGGCAACATCAGCATTGGATTCAGAATCAGAGAAGTTAGTGCAGGATGCGTTGGATAATTTAATGGTTGGTAGAACTTCATTTGTAATTGCTCACAGATTATCTACTATTAAAAATGCCGATAAAATCTTGGTAATTGAAAATGGAAAAATTGCTGAGCAAGGAAAGCACGAGGAGTTAATTGCAAATGAAAATGGTGTTTATTATAAACTAAACAATATTCAACTCCAATAA
- a CDS encoding sigma-70 family RNA polymerase sigma factor: protein MRQLKITKQVTNRETASLDKYLQEIGRVDLITAEEEVELAKKIKQGDLKALDRLTKANLRFVVSVSKQYQNQGLSLPDLINEGNLGLIKAAQRFDETRGFKFISYAVWWIRQSILQALAEQARIVRLPLNKIGIINKVNKAFAELEQELGRTPTIDELAEILEVSEQDVKYSISNSGRHVSMDAPLKEGDEGSSSMYDVLQNPESNNPEKDLIAESLRSEIERSLSTLKMREADVIRLYFGLGDQPPMTLAEIGLRFDLTRERVRQIKEKGIRKLKNTSRSKMLRAYLG from the coding sequence ATGAGACAATTAAAAATTACCAAACAGGTCACTAACAGGGAAACAGCATCACTAGACAAATATTTACAGGAAATTGGACGAGTTGACCTCATTACAGCTGAGGAAGAAGTAGAATTGGCAAAAAAAATTAAGCAAGGCGATTTAAAAGCACTTGACAGACTAACAAAGGCCAATCTTAGATTCGTTGTTTCTGTATCTAAACAATACCAAAACCAAGGATTATCGCTTCCTGATTTAATTAATGAAGGAAATTTAGGATTAATAAAAGCAGCTCAAAGATTTGACGAAACAAGAGGGTTCAAATTCATTTCATATGCAGTATGGTGGATTAGACAATCGATTCTTCAAGCTTTAGCTGAACAGGCAAGAATTGTAAGACTTCCATTAAATAAAATAGGTATCATCAATAAGGTTAATAAGGCTTTTGCTGAATTAGAGCAAGAACTTGGTAGAACTCCAACTATTGATGAATTAGCTGAAATTTTAGAAGTTTCTGAACAAGATGTAAAATACTCTATATCAAACTCAGGAAGACATGTATCTATGGATGCTCCTTTAAAGGAGGGTGATGAAGGGTCTTCTAGCATGTATGACGTATTACAAAATCCTGAAAGCAATAACCCTGAAAAAGATTTGATTGCTGAATCTCTTAGAAGTGAAATTGAAAGATCATTAAGCACCTTAAAAATGAGGGAAGCAGATGTGATCAGATTATATTTTGGCTTAGGTGATCAACCACCAATGACATTAGCTGAAATAGGACTAAGATTTGATTTGACTAGAGAGAGGGTTAGGCAAATTAAAGAAAAAGGAATTAGAAAGCTTAAAAACACTTCAAGAAGTAAAATGTTGAGAGCTTATTTAGGATAA
- a CDS encoding GNAT family N-acetyltransferase, translated as MSEIQIVFIEKENISTIIPLLKELNQSTSEETLKKRVLEMVEQNYKCLGIYSNNELIGICGLWFLTRHYCGKTVEPDHVYISDEYKSKGIGKQLFEWIFDYCQQNNLEATELNSYVNNPRSHKFYYNLGYEIKGFHFLKILE; from the coding sequence ATGTCTGAAATTCAAATAGTATTCATTGAAAAAGAAAATATTTCAACAATTATTCCACTCCTAAAAGAATTGAATCAATCAACAAGTGAAGAAACGCTCAAAAAAAGAGTTTTAGAAATGGTTGAACAAAATTATAAATGCCTTGGTATTTATTCCAATAATGAATTAATCGGAATATGTGGCTTGTGGTTTTTAACCAGACATTATTGTGGTAAAACAGTTGAGCCAGATCATGTCTATATTAGTGATGAGTACAAGAGTAAAGGGATTGGTAAGCAATTATTTGAATGGATTTTTGATTATTGTCAACAAAATAATTTGGAGGCAACTGAGTTAAATTCGTACGTTAACAATCCAAGATCACATAAATTTTATTACAATTTAGGTTATGAAATAAAAGGATTTCACTTTTTAAAAATCCTAGAATAG
- a CDS encoding RrF2 family transcriptional regulator: MLSKKTKYAFHALTYLGKKEDKKPVLISDIAEKTRVPKKFLESILLDLKKAGILTSKMGKGGGYYLLKDPEDVKLADVIRMFNGPIALLPCVSLNYYEPCDECTSEETCGLNKIMIEVRDETLKIVANKSLQDILTAEK; encoded by the coding sequence ATGTTATCTAAAAAGACAAAATACGCTTTTCACGCTTTAACTTACCTTGGGAAAAAGGAAGATAAAAAGCCAGTGCTTATATCCGACATTGCCGAAAAAACAAGAGTTCCGAAAAAGTTCCTTGAATCAATATTGTTGGATTTAAAAAAGGCCGGAATTTTAACCAGTAAAATGGGAAAGGGTGGAGGATATTATCTATTGAAAGATCCGGAAGATGTTAAACTAGCTGACGTAATCAGAATGTTTAATGGTCCTATAGCATTGTTGCCATGTGTGTCTCTTAATTATTACGAACCCTGTGATGAATGTACTTCTGAAGAAACTTGCGGACTTAATAAAATAATGATTGAAGTTCGTGATGAAACACTTAAAATCGTTGCCAATAAATCCCTTCAGGATATCTTAACTGCGGAGAAATAA
- a CDS encoding DUF2061 domain-containing protein, which produces MFIDHLIHKRGIRRGDSTVKTILKTVSWRVVGTVDTMVIAFFLTGEVTIAVSIGSVEVFTKMILYYIHERVWNKFI; this is translated from the coding sequence ATGTTCATAGATCATTTAATACATAAACGTGGAATCAGAAGAGGAGACTCAACTGTTAAAACAATACTTAAAACTGTAAGTTGGCGCGTTGTAGGTACAGTTGATACCATGGTAATTGCCTTCTTTCTGACAGGTGAGGTAACAATCGCCGTGTCAATAGGGTCAGTGGAAGTCTTTACAAAAATGATCTTGTACTATATACATGAAAGAGTGTGGAATAAATTTATTTGA